The following are from one region of the Vibrio hyugaensis genome:
- a CDS encoding ArsR family transcriptional regulator — protein MKVSNPLTIIAIFAGVAETLATVALIKLPLEIQSIFVYFVMAFPAAIVLLFFFVLYFKNTALYAPSDFENQNHYLEANQIKESVGTQLDKIFADLNKSGKTLSKADLEKAKSTVNESVDIISRLNAKELEIYNILSKAPKKISDISNDLGMSMMTTTRYLAKMRDKGAIRITDDGVLAESAV, from the coding sequence ATGAAGGTAAGTAACCCTTTGACGATTATTGCGATTTTCGCAGGAGTCGCCGAAACTCTTGCTACAGTGGCATTGATAAAACTGCCTCTAGAGATTCAATCCATATTTGTATATTTTGTAATGGCTTTCCCTGCAGCGATTGTCTTACTTTTCTTTTTTGTATTGTACTTCAAGAACACCGCTCTTTACGCCCCAAGCGATTTCGAGAATCAAAACCACTATTTAGAAGCTAACCAAATCAAAGAAAGTGTTGGAACTCAGCTAGATAAAATATTTGCGGACTTAAATAAAAGTGGAAAAACGCTATCTAAAGCCGATCTTGAAAAAGCTAAATCAACGGTCAATGAGTCAGTTGATATCATTAGTCGGTTGAACGCTAAAGAGTTGGAAATTTACAATATTTTGAGCAAGGCACCTAAAAAGATCTCCGATATTAGTAATGACCTAGGTATGTCAATGATGACTACCACAAGGTACTTAGCCAAAATGCGAGATAAAGGAGCTATACGGATTACGGACGATGGTGTATTGGCAGAGTCCGCGGTATAA
- a CDS encoding GNAT family N-acetyltransferase, whose amino-acid sequence MRIRKYKKSDFKAIDSLFYTCRPDEFKNENVRVLPTYLSESPKELKKFNESSVYVFEKNECVVGFITVKNGYIGWLYVNPDFRRLGIGKKLLSFLKIEVNENLALFTLKSNVTAIDLYTKHGFIIVEEFIDPTLENEIWIVKLKCNEST is encoded by the coding sequence ATGCGAATTAGAAAGTATAAGAAATCTGATTTTAAAGCAATTGATTCTCTTTTCTATACTTGCAGACCCGATGAGTTCAAAAATGAAAATGTGAGAGTACTGCCTACATATTTAAGTGAATCACCAAAAGAGCTTAAAAAGTTTAATGAATCCAGCGTGTATGTATTCGAAAAAAATGAGTGTGTTGTTGGCTTCATAACTGTTAAAAATGGCTATATTGGCTGGTTGTATGTAAACCCTGATTTTCGTCGCTTAGGAATAGGAAAAAAACTATTAAGCTTTTTAAAAATAGAGGTAAATGAAAATTTAGCTCTATTTACGTTAAAATCGAACGTTACTGCTATAGATTTGTATACTAAACATGGTTTTATAATTGTTGAAGAGTTTATCGATCCAACTCTAGAAAATGAAATATGGATTGTTAAACTAAAGTGCAATGAGAGCACATAA
- a CDS encoding GNAT family N-acetyltransferase, giving the protein MLNIRQARIEDICVLKKLQFQLTEYHKANLPDDFLSPEEIEQKIDLHKIIESESSIFLVAESNGHLVGFVFGELWVRKSWTLKQRKIASIEQIVVDSCFRSQGVGLALIEAFEERAISNGGEELFLEVYTFNESALGLYRKAGIAPKILIGQKALS; this is encoded by the coding sequence ATGCTAAATATTCGTCAAGCTCGCATTGAAGATATCTGCGTTCTTAAGAAGCTACAGTTTCAGCTTACTGAGTATCATAAAGCAAATTTACCTGATGACTTTTTATCACCGGAAGAAATTGAACAAAAAATAGATCTACACAAGATAATCGAAAGTGAAAGCTCAATTTTTCTGGTAGCCGAAAGCAATGGGCACTTAGTAGGTTTTGTTTTTGGTGAGTTATGGGTTCGCAAGTCTTGGACGCTCAAACAGCGAAAAATCGCGAGCATTGAACAAATAGTTGTGGATTCATGCTTTAGAAGCCAAGGCGTTGGACTGGCGCTAATAGAGGCATTTGAGGAAAGGGCTATTTCTAACGGCGGAGAAGAGCTGTTTTTAGAAGTATATACCTTCAATGAATCTGCTTTAGGTTTGTATCGCAAAGCCGGTATTGCACCCAAAATCCTAATTGGGCAGAAAGCACTAAGCTGA
- a CDS encoding GNAT family N-acetyltransferase has protein sequence MKISLLADFPHEAPNIAKWYYDEWASMAPDFTEAMVLEKVIEKSVNRNEIPLSLVAHIDKELVGVIELKFRENKHYPEYEHWVGGVYTHPGHRGKGVAHSLLNSAKEKAISLGVKQLYLQCESFNVELYLHHGFKVLHEAKHHEIETTIMVWEATT, from the coding sequence ATGAAAATTTCATTACTAGCGGATTTTCCACATGAAGCACCAAATATAGCGAAATGGTATTACGATGAGTGGGCTAGCATGGCTCCAGATTTCACGGAAGCTATGGTGCTAGAAAAAGTTATAGAGAAATCAGTTAATCGAAATGAGATTCCTTTGTCGCTAGTTGCTCACATAGATAAAGAACTTGTCGGTGTCATAGAACTTAAGTTTCGTGAGAACAAGCACTATCCAGAATATGAACATTGGGTTGGTGGTGTGTATACGCACCCTGGTCATCGGGGTAAAGGTGTTGCACATAGTTTGTTGAACTCTGCGAAAGAAAAAGCAATTAGCTTGGGAGTTAAACAGTTGTATCTTCAGTGTGAAAGTTTCAATGTCGAGCTGTATTTACATCATGGTTTTAAAGTTCTGCATGAGGCGAAACACCACGAAATAGAAACAACTATCATGGTGTGGGAAGCCACCACATAA
- a CDS encoding GNAT family N-acetyltransferase, with product MEIVQEIDVSELHHKAIEALRNQAFPDSQISRSYFKQLPHMRALHFQGEQLVGYLGLDYRVVSVGEEIHKVLGVIDFCVDERYRGQGIGSLMLSEVSAFAETKDVDFIILISELHDFYSSNGFYKVQCMQSWLRLHEHTNFGVAVEHIDELYVKPLRGKQWGVGHFDWLGYMY from the coding sequence ATGGAAATCGTACAAGAAATAGATGTTTCAGAATTGCATCATAAGGCAATCGAAGCATTAAGAAACCAAGCTTTTCCAGACAGCCAAATAAGTCGCTCTTACTTTAAGCAGCTACCTCATATGCGTGCTCTTCATTTTCAAGGTGAACAGTTGGTTGGTTATCTTGGACTAGACTATCGAGTCGTTAGCGTCGGTGAAGAAATACATAAGGTTCTTGGGGTAATCGACTTCTGTGTTGATGAACGTTATCGAGGACAAGGTATTGGCTCTTTAATGTTGTCAGAAGTATCGGCATTTGCCGAAACTAAAGATGTAGATTTCATAATCCTTATATCGGAGTTACACGATTTCTACTCTTCAAATGGTTTCTACAAAGTTCAGTGTATGCAGTCTTGGCTAAGGCTCCATGAGCACACTAACTTTGGTGTCGCTGTAGAGCATATTGATGAACTGTATGTGAAACCACTCAGAGGTAAACAGTGGGGCGTTGGACATTTTGATTGGCTAGGTTATATGTATTAG
- a CDS encoding type II toxin-antitoxin system RelE family toxin — translation MTYKLDFKKSALKEWKKLGSTIQQQFKKKLIERLDNPHVQASKLSGSDNMYKIKLRQSGYRLVYKVEDDVIIVTVLAVGKRERSDVYRKAMKRLDD, via the coding sequence ATGACCTATAAACTCGACTTTAAAAAGAGCGCACTCAAAGAGTGGAAAAAGCTTGGCTCAACGATTCAACAACAATTTAAGAAAAAGCTAATCGAGCGTTTAGATAACCCGCATGTTCAGGCTTCAAAACTCTCTGGATCTGACAACATGTATAAGATTAAGCTGCGCCAATCGGGCTACCGTCTCGTCTACAAAGTTGAAGACGATGTCATCATTGTAACCGTCTTAGCAGTCGGAAAACGCGAACGTAGCGATGTTTACCGTAAAGCTATGAAAAGGTTAGATGATTGA
- a CDS encoding type II toxin-antitoxin system Phd/YefM family antitoxin encodes MTTRILADVAASITELKANPMKVATSAYGQPVAVLNRNEPAFYCVPAEAYEMMMDRLEDLELLTIAKERESEESISVNIDDL; translated from the coding sequence ATGACCACTAGAATTTTAGCCGATGTTGCTGCAAGCATTACTGAGTTGAAAGCTAACCCTATGAAAGTTGCAACTAGCGCTTACGGTCAACCTGTCGCTGTACTGAACCGAAATGAGCCAGCATTTTATTGCGTACCAGCCGAAGCGTACGAAATGATGATGGACAGACTCGAAGATCTTGAACTACTTACTATTGCGAAGGAGCGTGAATCTGAAGAGAGCATTTCGGTAAATATTGATGACCTATAA